From Camelus dromedarius isolate mCamDro1 chromosome X, mCamDro1.pat, whole genome shotgun sequence, one genomic window encodes:
- the LOC105098898 gene encoding testis-expressed protein 13D produces the protein MALDFGDHASGFRHNEVIRFINNEVLMNGGGPDFYVAFRSLPWNEVEDRLRVVVADPQVPQSLKRACAWSALALSVRMGARQREQEARQVQRLQDQVEEREAVSWALASELQRLRAEREAVVAQLRFTQAALQQALNERNVLCGQQLQAERSTEGAPLAQEMVFGPRAEQLGTAAWSLSAERQRDLVAMAMHGRLCFEAQMPAPRAVLYVPGPLSPWVQAMQSPLPVQMPFPFPFHAPFPMGFPFLPRIPPAVVMDAESAVVPLQMPPPRVYPPGPWPAVGFQEEMAPLWDQRSYSQGEDPKIPQDTVPLGDTRNINQEEGPERPQGAIPLGESWSHSQEEGSESTQRLIPLGNICSHIQEEGLDRPQGMVHLGDSRNLSQEEGLERPQGMVPLRDSWSLRQEEDTERPQGMVPLRDSWSLRQEEDTERPQGMVPLEASGSYSQEEVPKRSQGTVPLESSRSQSQKEDQERPQEAVPLGGSRSQSQEEGPQRPQATPQQDSWSCGGRENPKKHQPQGQKTKQPKGKKASESHQQEKSASGCSSVNWVCTWCKAMNFSWRKSCYKCKKVCMAVQGCLDPGQTH, from the coding sequence ATGGCCTTGGACTTTGGGGACCACGCCAGTGGGTTCCGCCACAACGAGGTGATCAGGTTCATCAACAATGAGGTCCTCATGAATGGGGGCGGCCCCGATTTCTACGTGGCCTTCCGCTCGCTGCCCTGGAATGAGGTGGAGGATCGGCTCCGGGTGGTCGTGGCTGACCCGCAGGTGCCGCAGTCCCTCAAGAGGGCCTGTGCCTGGAGCGCGCTGGCCCTGAGCGTGCGCATGGGGGCGAGGCAGCGGGAGCAGGAGGCCCGCCAGGTCCAGCGGCTGCAGGACCAGGTGGAGGAGCGTGAGGCGGTTTCCTGGGCTCTAGCCTCTGAGCTACAGCGCCTGCGCGCGGAGCGCGAGGCGGTGGTTGCGCAGCTGCGCTTCACGCAGGCCGCCCTGCAACAGGCGCTGAATGAGCGCAATGTGCTTTGTGGGCAGCAGCTCCAGGCTGAGAGATCCACCGAGGGTGCCCCATTGGCCCAAGAGATGGTGTTTGGGCCTCGAGCTGAGCAGCTTGGTACTGCAGCATGGTCCCTGAGTGCAGAGCGGCAAAGAGATCTGGTGGCCATGGCGATGCATGGCAGGCTGTGTTTTGAGGCTCAGATGCCAGCCCCAAGGGCTGTTCTTTACGTGCCGGGGCCCCTAAGTCCCTGGGTCCAGGCAATGCAGTCCCCTCTGCCAGTGCAGATGCCATTCCCATTTCCATTCCATGCACCATTTCCAATGGGATTCCCATTCTTGCCACGTATACCACCAGCAGTAGTCATGGATGCAGAATCTGCAGTAGTCCCACTTCAGATGCCTCCTCCACGGGTCTACCCACCTGGCCCATGGCCTGCAGTGGGCTTCCAGGAGGAGATGGCCCCACTGTGGGACCAGAGGAGCTACAGCCAGGGGGAAGATCCTAAGATTCCCCAGGATACAGTCCCCTTAGGGGACACCAGAAATATTAACCAGGAAGAAGGTCCTGAGAGGCCCCAGGGGGCGATTCCCCTTGGGGAGAGCTGGAGCCACAGCCAGGAAGAAGGTTCAGAGAGCACCCAGAGGTTGATCCCCCTGGGGAATATTTGTAGCCACATCCAGGAAGAAGGGCTAGACAGGCCCCAGGGGATGGTCCACCTTGGGGATAGTCGGAACCTCAGCCAGGAAGAAGGTCTAGAAAGGCCCCAGGGGATGGTTCCCCTGAGAGATAGCTGGAGCCTCAGGCAGGAAGAAGATACAGAGAGGCCCCAGGGGATGGTACCCCTGAGAGATAGCTGGAGCCTCAGGCAGGAAGAAGATACAGAGAGGCCCCAGGGGATGGTACCCCTGGAGGCCAGTGGGAGCTACAGCCAGGAAGAAGTTCCAAAAAGATCCCAGGGGACTGTTCCCCTAGAGAGCAGTAGAAGCCAGAGCCAAAAGGAAGACcaggagaggccccaggaggctgTCCCCCTGGGGGGCAGCAGAAGCCAGAGCCAGGAAGAAGGTCCACAGAGGCCCCAGGCGACCCCCCAGCAGGACAGCTGGAGCTGTGGTGGGAGAGAAAACCCAAAGAAACATCAGCCCCAGGGCCAGAAAACCAAGCagcccaaagggaaaaaagcctCAGAATCACACCAGCAGGAGAAGTCTGCCTCAGGTTGCAGTTCAGTGAATTGGGTGTGCACATGGTGTAAAGCAATGAATTTCTCCTGGCGCAAGTCCTGCTATAAATGCAAGAAAGTCTGCATGGCAGTTCAGGGATGCCTGGACCCAGGACAAACTCACTGA